In Blautia sp. SC05B48, a single genomic region encodes these proteins:
- a CDS encoding recombinase family protein encodes MAMMNEMEYRTIGKALAGGYRAAVYCRLSKDDDLQGESASIANQRDMLEKYCEKQGWEVVAVYQDDGFTGLNMERPDLQRMLRAIERRQINLVITKDLSRLGRNYLQTGHLIEDFFPRNGVRYIAMNDGIDTLRDNNDIAPFKNILNEMYSKDISKKVHSSYLLKAQKGQFTGCLAPFGYRKDPEDKNHLLIDEETAPIVRLIFGYALNGHGPNYIRRRLEEEKIPCPTWWNRERGLRNTRTKWEKKDPENGRYMWDFSVIKDLLMNPVYTGAIASQKKDYRFKIGTIGEKKPEDWIVVEGQHEPLIDRMSFDIVQNKLKFRQRPGQTNEISLFAGLLKCGECGKSLTVRYTNAKHPQQIYSCKTYNAFGKNHCTQHRIDYDTLYSHVLRKIRECARAALMDGEAVADRLTNTCEAEQREQREAMERSLTRDEERIEVLDKMVMRLYEDMIAGRISEQNFNTMLEKTQTEQTELKTKVSEGRKRLSDEVQLANDAKQWVEAIQEYANITELDAATLNRLIKEIVVHERIDENKTRHISIEIHFNLKPIPEVEQVTA; translated from the coding sequence ATGGCTATGATGAACGAAATGGAATACAGAACAATCGGAAAGGCACTTGCCGGGGGCTATCGTGCAGCGGTCTATTGCAGGCTGTCAAAGGACGATGACCTGCAAGGCGAAAGTGCCAGTATCGCAAACCAGCGTGATATGCTGGAAAAATACTGCGAAAAGCAGGGATGGGAGGTTGTGGCAGTCTATCAGGACGATGGCTTCACAGGTCTTAACATGGAGCGTCCTGATTTACAGAGAATGTTGAGAGCCATTGAGCGCAGGCAAATCAACCTTGTCATCACGAAAGACCTCAGCCGACTGGGGCGTAACTATCTGCAAACCGGGCATTTGATTGAGGACTTTTTCCCAAGGAACGGTGTCCGCTATATCGCCATGAATGACGGTATCGACACCCTGCGGGATAACAACGATATTGCCCCATTCAAGAATATCCTGAACGAGATGTACAGCAAGGATATTTCCAAGAAAGTCCATTCCTCTTATCTTCTGAAAGCGCAGAAAGGACAGTTTACCGGGTGTCTTGCCCCGTTTGGATATCGGAAAGACCCAGAGGACAAAAACCATCTGCTCATTGACGAGGAAACCGCCCCGATTGTGCGGCTGATTTTCGGATATGCCCTGAACGGTCATGGTCCGAACTATATCCGCAGACGGCTGGAGGAAGAAAAAATCCCCTGCCCCACATGGTGGAACCGGGAACGGGGGCTTCGCAATACCCGCACCAAATGGGAAAAGAAAGACCCGGAAAACGGGCGGTATATGTGGGACTTCTCCGTTATCAAAGACCTTTTGATGAATCCCGTCTACACCGGGGCGATTGCTTCCCAGAAAAAGGACTACCGTTTCAAAATCGGCACGATTGGGGAAAAGAAGCCGGAGGACTGGATTGTGGTGGAGGGGCAGCATGAACCGCTGATTGATCGCATGAGCTTTGACATTGTGCAGAACAAGCTGAAATTCCGCCAGCGTCCGGGGCAGACTAATGAAATCAGCCTGTTTGCCGGACTGTTAAAATGCGGCGAGTGTGGGAAGTCGCTGACGGTACGCTACACAAACGCAAAACATCCCCAGCAGATTTATTCCTGCAAGACCTACAATGCCTTTGGAAAGAACCACTGCACCCAGCACCGGATTGACTATGACACCCTTTACAGCCATGTGCTGCGGAAAATCCGGGAATGTGCCAGAGCTGCCCTGATGGACGGGGAAGCGGTTGCTGACCGCCTGACCAATACCTGTGAAGCCGAGCAGCGGGAACAGCGGGAAGCAATGGAACGCTCCCTTACAAGGGACGAGGAACGGATTGAGGTTCTGGACAAAATGGTCATGCGGCTTTATGAGGATATGATTGCAGGGCGTATCAGTGAGCAGAATTTCAACACCATGCTGGAAAAGACACAGACCGAGCAGACGGAGCTTAAAACAAAAGTGTCCGAGGGCAGAAAGCGGCTGTCCGATGAAGTCCAGCTTGCCAATGACGCAAAACAATGGGTGGAAGCCATTCAGGAATACGCCAACATCACAGAGCTGGACGCAGCCACCCTCAACCGCTTAATCAAAGAAATCGTCGTGCATGAGCGCATTGACGAAAATAAAACAAGACACATTTCTATCGAAATTCATTTTAATCTCAAACCCATCCCGGAGGTGGAACAGGTCACTGCCTGA